One genomic region from Equus caballus isolate H_3958 breed thoroughbred chromosome 4, TB-T2T, whole genome shotgun sequence encodes:
- the RINT1 gene encoding RAD50-interacting protein 1 isoform X3, which yields MTESKMQLEEQVLTISSEIPKRIQSALKNAEESEQFLHQFLEQETHLSSSINSHLLTAQPWMEDLGAMINQIEEIERHLAYLKWISQIEELSDNIQQYLMTNNVPEAASTLVSMAELDIKLQESSCTHLLAFMRATVKFWHKILKDKLTSDFEEILAQLHWPFIAPSQSQTVGLSRPAGSSEIYSNLETLFCQLLKLQTSDELLTEPKQLPEKYSLPASPSVILPIQIMLTPLQKRFRYHFRGNRQTNVISKPEWYLAQVLLWIGNHTQFLDEKIQPILDKVGSAVSARLEFSRGLVMLVLEKLAADIPCLLYDDNLFCHLVDEVLLFERELHSVHGYPGTFANCMHILSEETCFQRWLTVERKFALQKMDSMLSSEAAWISQYKDITDVDEMKVPDCAETFMMLLLVITDRYKNLPTASRKLQFLELQKDLVDDFRIRLTQVMKEETRAPLGFRYCAILNAVNYISTVLADWADNVFFLQLQQAALEVFAENSALSKLQLGQLAAMESSVFDDMVNLLERLKHDMLTRQVDHVFREVKDAAKLYKKERWLSLPSQSEQAVMSLSSSACPLLLTLRDRLLQLEQQLCFSLFKIFWQMLVEKLDVHIYQEIILANHFNEGGAAQLQFDMTRNLFPLFSHYCKRPENYFKHVKEACIVLNLNVGSALLLKDVLQSASGQPPATAALNEVGIYKLAQQDVEILLNLRTNWPNTGK from the exons GTACTTACAATTTCATCAGAAATCcctaaaagaattcagagtgCCTTAAAAAATGCAGAAGAATCAGAGCAATTCCTCCATCAGTTTCTGGAGCAAGAAACTCATCTCTCCAGTTCCATTAACAGCCACTTGCTGACCGCACAGCCCTGGATGGAAGATCTTGGCGCCATGATTAACCAGATTGAAGAAATTGAACGGCATCTCGCTTACCTTAAATGGATTTCACAAATTGAAGAACTAAG CGATAATATTCAGCAATATCTGATGACCAATAATGTCCCAGAGGCAGCCTCCACTCTGGTGTCAATGGCAGAACTGGACATCAAGCTTCAGGAGTCATCTTGTACTCATCTTCTTGCTTTCATGAGAGCCACTGTTAAATTCTGGCATAAAATTCTCAAGGACAAGCTTACAAG TGATTTTGAGGAGATCCTAGCACAGCTTCACTGGCCATTCATCGCCCCCTCTCAGTCTCAGACTGTTGGCTTAAGTCGACCGGCCGGTTCCTCTGAGATATACAGTAACCTGGAGACATTGTTTTGTCAGCTTCTGAAACTACAAACCTC AGATGAATTACTTACTGAGCCAAAACAGCTTCCAGAAAAGTACTCTCTTCCTGCATCGCCTTCTGTCATCCTGCCCATCCAGATTATGCTGACTCCCCTTCAGAAGAGGTTCAGGTATCACTTCAGAGGGAACCGGCAGACGAATGTCATAAGCAAG CCTGAATGGTACTTGGCTCAGGTCCTTCTGTGGATTGGGAACCACACTCAGTTTCTGGATGAGAAGATTCAGCCCATCTTAGACAAAGTCGGCTCTGCGGTCAGTGCAAGG CTTGAATTTTCCCGAGGCCTTGTGATGCTGGTTCTTGAGAAGTTAGCTGCTGATATCCCTTGTCTGCTCTATGATGACAATCTCTTCTGTCATTTGGTGGATGAGGTGCTTTTGTTCGAAAGGGAGCTCCACAGCGTTCACGGCTATCCTGGCACTTTTGCTAACTGTATGCACATTCTATCAGAGGAGACCTGTTTTCAGAGATGGTTGACTGTGGAGAGAAAAT TTGCTCTTCAAAAAATGGACTCAATGCTTTCATCAGAAGCTGCCTGGATATCCCAGTATAAGGACATCACTGATGTAGACGAGATGAAAGTTCCAGACTGTGCAGAAACTTTCATGATGCTACTCTTGGTTATAACTG ACAGGTATAAGAACCTTCCTACGGCTTCTCGAAAGCTGCAGTTCCTGGAGTTACAGAAAGACTTAGTAGATGATTTTAGGATACGATTAACGCAGGTGATGAAAGAGGAGACGAGAGCGCCCCTCGGCTTCCGATACTGTGCCATCCTTAATgctgtgaactatatctcaacaGTCCTAGCAGACTGGGCAGACAATGTC ttctttcttcAGCTTCAGCAGGCGGCGTTGGAGGTCTTCGCGGAGAACAGCGCTCTCAGCAAACTGCAGCTGGGACAGCTGGCCGCCATGGAGAGCTCCGTCTTTGATGACATGGTCAACCTGTTAGAGCGTCTGAAGCACGACATGTTGACCCGCCAGGTAGACCATGTTTTTAGAGAAGTTAAAGATGCTGCAAAATTGTATAAAAAAGAAAG ATGGCTGTCCTTGCCGTCGCAGTCAGAGCAGGCAGTGATGTCCCTGTCCAGCTCGGCCTGCCCGTTGCTGCTGACGCTGCGAGACCGGTTACTGCAGCTGGAGCAGCAGCTTTGCTTCTCCTTATTTAAGATTTTCTGGCAAATGCTTGTAGAGAAGCTGGACGTACACATCTACCAGGAG ATCATTCTTGCCAATCACTTCAATGAAGGCGGGGCTGCTCAGCTGCAGTTTGACATGACCCGGAACCTTTTCCCTTTGTTCTCCCACTATTGCAAGAGAccggaaaattattttaaaca TGTGAAAGAAGCCTGCATCGTGTTGAACTTGAACGTGGGATCTGCCCTGCTCCTGAAAGATGTCCTGCAGTCAGCTTCGGGGCAGCCTCCTGCCACGGCTGCGTTAAATGAAGTTGGGATTTACAAACTGGCCCAGCAAGATGTGGAGATTCTACTCAATTTGAGGACAAACTGGCCGAACACTGGAAAataa
- the RINT1 gene encoding RAD50-interacting protein 1 isoform X4: MEDLGAMINQIEEIERHLAYLKWISQIEELSDNIQQYLMTNNVPEAASTLVSMAELDIKLQESSCTHLLAFMRATVKFWHKILKDKLTSDFEEILAQLHWPFIAPSQSQTVGLSRPAGSSEIYSNLETLFCQLLKLQTSDELLTEPKQLPEKYSLPASPSVILPIQIMLTPLQKRFRYHFRGNRQTNVISKPEWYLAQVLLWIGNHTQFLDEKIQPILDKVGSAVSARLEFSRGLVMLVLEKLAADIPCLLYDDNLFCHLVDEVLLFERELHSVHGYPGTFANCMHILSEETCFQRWLTVERKFALQKMDSMLSSEAAWISQYKDITDVDEMKVPDCAETFMMLLLVITDRYKNLPTASRKLQFLELQKDLVDDFRIRLTQVMKEETRAPLGFRYCAILNAVNYISTVLADWADNVFFLQLQQAALEVFAENSALSKLQLGQLAAMESSVFDDMVNLLERLKHDMLTRQVDHVFREVKDAAKLYKKERWLSLPSQSEQAVMSLSSSACPLLLTLRDRLLQLEQQLCFSLFKIFWQMLVEKLDVHIYQEIILANHFNEGGAAQLQFDMTRNLFPLFSHYCKRPENYFKHVKEACIVLNLNVGSALLLKDVLQSASGQPPATAALNEVGIYKLAQQDVEILLNLRTNWPNTGK, translated from the exons ATGGAAGATCTTGGCGCCATGATTAACCAGATTGAAGAAATTGAACGGCATCTCGCTTACCTTAAATGGATTTCACAAATTGAAGAACTAAG CGATAATATTCAGCAATATCTGATGACCAATAATGTCCCAGAGGCAGCCTCCACTCTGGTGTCAATGGCAGAACTGGACATCAAGCTTCAGGAGTCATCTTGTACTCATCTTCTTGCTTTCATGAGAGCCACTGTTAAATTCTGGCATAAAATTCTCAAGGACAAGCTTACAAG TGATTTTGAGGAGATCCTAGCACAGCTTCACTGGCCATTCATCGCCCCCTCTCAGTCTCAGACTGTTGGCTTAAGTCGACCGGCCGGTTCCTCTGAGATATACAGTAACCTGGAGACATTGTTTTGTCAGCTTCTGAAACTACAAACCTC AGATGAATTACTTACTGAGCCAAAACAGCTTCCAGAAAAGTACTCTCTTCCTGCATCGCCTTCTGTCATCCTGCCCATCCAGATTATGCTGACTCCCCTTCAGAAGAGGTTCAGGTATCACTTCAGAGGGAACCGGCAGACGAATGTCATAAGCAAG CCTGAATGGTACTTGGCTCAGGTCCTTCTGTGGATTGGGAACCACACTCAGTTTCTGGATGAGAAGATTCAGCCCATCTTAGACAAAGTCGGCTCTGCGGTCAGTGCAAGG CTTGAATTTTCCCGAGGCCTTGTGATGCTGGTTCTTGAGAAGTTAGCTGCTGATATCCCTTGTCTGCTCTATGATGACAATCTCTTCTGTCATTTGGTGGATGAGGTGCTTTTGTTCGAAAGGGAGCTCCACAGCGTTCACGGCTATCCTGGCACTTTTGCTAACTGTATGCACATTCTATCAGAGGAGACCTGTTTTCAGAGATGGTTGACTGTGGAGAGAAAAT TTGCTCTTCAAAAAATGGACTCAATGCTTTCATCAGAAGCTGCCTGGATATCCCAGTATAAGGACATCACTGATGTAGACGAGATGAAAGTTCCAGACTGTGCAGAAACTTTCATGATGCTACTCTTGGTTATAACTG ACAGGTATAAGAACCTTCCTACGGCTTCTCGAAAGCTGCAGTTCCTGGAGTTACAGAAAGACTTAGTAGATGATTTTAGGATACGATTAACGCAGGTGATGAAAGAGGAGACGAGAGCGCCCCTCGGCTTCCGATACTGTGCCATCCTTAATgctgtgaactatatctcaacaGTCCTAGCAGACTGGGCAGACAATGTC ttctttcttcAGCTTCAGCAGGCGGCGTTGGAGGTCTTCGCGGAGAACAGCGCTCTCAGCAAACTGCAGCTGGGACAGCTGGCCGCCATGGAGAGCTCCGTCTTTGATGACATGGTCAACCTGTTAGAGCGTCTGAAGCACGACATGTTGACCCGCCAGGTAGACCATGTTTTTAGAGAAGTTAAAGATGCTGCAAAATTGTATAAAAAAGAAAG ATGGCTGTCCTTGCCGTCGCAGTCAGAGCAGGCAGTGATGTCCCTGTCCAGCTCGGCCTGCCCGTTGCTGCTGACGCTGCGAGACCGGTTACTGCAGCTGGAGCAGCAGCTTTGCTTCTCCTTATTTAAGATTTTCTGGCAAATGCTTGTAGAGAAGCTGGACGTACACATCTACCAGGAG ATCATTCTTGCCAATCACTTCAATGAAGGCGGGGCTGCTCAGCTGCAGTTTGACATGACCCGGAACCTTTTCCCTTTGTTCTCCCACTATTGCAAGAGAccggaaaattattttaaaca TGTGAAAGAAGCCTGCATCGTGTTGAACTTGAACGTGGGATCTGCCCTGCTCCTGAAAGATGTCCTGCAGTCAGCTTCGGGGCAGCCTCCTGCCACGGCTGCGTTAAATGAAGTTGGGATTTACAAACTGGCCCAGCAAGATGTGGAGATTCTACTCAATTTGAGGACAAACTGGCCGAACACTGGAAAataa
- the RINT1 gene encoding RAD50-interacting protein 1 isoform X5: MLTPLQKRFRYHFRGNRQTNVISKPEWYLAQVLLWIGNHTQFLDEKIQPILDKVGSAVSARLEFSRGLVMLVLEKLAADIPCLLYDDNLFCHLVDEVLLFERELHSVHGYPGTFANCMHILSEETCFQRWLTVERKFALQKMDSMLSSEAAWISQYKDITDVDEMKVPDCAETFMMLLLVITDRYKNLPTASRKLQFLELQKDLVDDFRIRLTQVMKEETRAPLGFRYCAILNAVNYISTVLADWADNVFFLQLQQAALEVFAENSALSKLQLGQLAAMESSVFDDMVNLLERLKHDMLTRQVDHVFREVKDAAKLYKKERWLSLPSQSEQAVMSLSSSACPLLLTLRDRLLQLEQQLCFSLFKIFWQMLVEKLDVHIYQEIILANHFNEGGAAQLQFDMTRNLFPLFSHYCKRPENYFKHVKEACIVLNLNVGSALLLKDVLQSASGQPPATAALNEVGIYKLAQQDVEILLNLRTNWPNTGK, encoded by the exons ATGCTGACTCCCCTTCAGAAGAGGTTCAGGTATCACTTCAGAGGGAACCGGCAGACGAATGTCATAAGCAAG CCTGAATGGTACTTGGCTCAGGTCCTTCTGTGGATTGGGAACCACACTCAGTTTCTGGATGAGAAGATTCAGCCCATCTTAGACAAAGTCGGCTCTGCGGTCAGTGCAAGG CTTGAATTTTCCCGAGGCCTTGTGATGCTGGTTCTTGAGAAGTTAGCTGCTGATATCCCTTGTCTGCTCTATGATGACAATCTCTTCTGTCATTTGGTGGATGAGGTGCTTTTGTTCGAAAGGGAGCTCCACAGCGTTCACGGCTATCCTGGCACTTTTGCTAACTGTATGCACATTCTATCAGAGGAGACCTGTTTTCAGAGATGGTTGACTGTGGAGAGAAAAT TTGCTCTTCAAAAAATGGACTCAATGCTTTCATCAGAAGCTGCCTGGATATCCCAGTATAAGGACATCACTGATGTAGACGAGATGAAAGTTCCAGACTGTGCAGAAACTTTCATGATGCTACTCTTGGTTATAACTG ACAGGTATAAGAACCTTCCTACGGCTTCTCGAAAGCTGCAGTTCCTGGAGTTACAGAAAGACTTAGTAGATGATTTTAGGATACGATTAACGCAGGTGATGAAAGAGGAGACGAGAGCGCCCCTCGGCTTCCGATACTGTGCCATCCTTAATgctgtgaactatatctcaacaGTCCTAGCAGACTGGGCAGACAATGTC ttctttcttcAGCTTCAGCAGGCGGCGTTGGAGGTCTTCGCGGAGAACAGCGCTCTCAGCAAACTGCAGCTGGGACAGCTGGCCGCCATGGAGAGCTCCGTCTTTGATGACATGGTCAACCTGTTAGAGCGTCTGAAGCACGACATGTTGACCCGCCAGGTAGACCATGTTTTTAGAGAAGTTAAAGATGCTGCAAAATTGTATAAAAAAGAAAG ATGGCTGTCCTTGCCGTCGCAGTCAGAGCAGGCAGTGATGTCCCTGTCCAGCTCGGCCTGCCCGTTGCTGCTGACGCTGCGAGACCGGTTACTGCAGCTGGAGCAGCAGCTTTGCTTCTCCTTATTTAAGATTTTCTGGCAAATGCTTGTAGAGAAGCTGGACGTACACATCTACCAGGAG ATCATTCTTGCCAATCACTTCAATGAAGGCGGGGCTGCTCAGCTGCAGTTTGACATGACCCGGAACCTTTTCCCTTTGTTCTCCCACTATTGCAAGAGAccggaaaattattttaaaca TGTGAAAGAAGCCTGCATCGTGTTGAACTTGAACGTGGGATCTGCCCTGCTCCTGAAAGATGTCCTGCAGTCAGCTTCGGGGCAGCCTCCTGCCACGGCTGCGTTAAATGAAGTTGGGATTTACAAACTGGCCCAGCAAGATGTGGAGATTCTACTCAATTTGAGGACAAACTGGCCGAACACTGGAAAataa
- the EFCAB10 gene encoding EF-hand calcium-binding domain-containing protein 10 isoform X1, protein MEAGGSREREARNYLEKHQIMELLKYLTSVLLFIRPEKPREYLIAILEKLRIAKATGVAFPFFMDHSNITAMFDMMDSSKKGTISFVQYKEALKTLGLCPADEVLKDDGHAITLDKFKSEVNKRTQEIWSAF, encoded by the exons ATGGAGGCCGGCGGCAGCCGGGAGCGCGAGGCCAGGAATTACCTGGAAAAACATCAGATCATGGAGTTGCTAAAGTATCTCACCAGCGTCCTCCTCTTCATCCGGCCGG aaaaaccAAGAGAGTATTTAATAGCTATCTTGGAAAAACTGAGAATTGCCAAAGCAACAGGTGTGGCTTTCCCTTTCTTTATGGATCACTCGAACATCACGGCTATGTTTGACATGATGGACTCCTCGAAGAAAGGCACCATATCATTTGTGCAGTACAAAGAAG CCCTAAAAACCCTGGGTCTGTGTCCTGCGGATGAAGTTTTAAAAGATGATGGGCATGCAATAACTTTGGATAAGTTCAAGAGTGAAgt gaaCAAGAGGACTCAGGAAATATGGTCAGCATTTTAA
- the EFCAB10 gene encoding EF-hand calcium-binding domain-containing protein 10 isoform X2 → MEAGGSREREARNYLEKHQIMELLKYLTSVLLFIRPEKPREYLIAILEKLRIAKATGVAFPFFMDHSNITAMFDMMDSSKKGTISFVQYKEALKTLGLCPADEVLKDDGHAITLDKFKSEVKRMRPRALA, encoded by the exons ATGGAGGCCGGCGGCAGCCGGGAGCGCGAGGCCAGGAATTACCTGGAAAAACATCAGATCATGGAGTTGCTAAAGTATCTCACCAGCGTCCTCCTCTTCATCCGGCCGG aaaaaccAAGAGAGTATTTAATAGCTATCTTGGAAAAACTGAGAATTGCCAAAGCAACAGGTGTGGCTTTCCCTTTCTTTATGGATCACTCGAACATCACGGCTATGTTTGACATGATGGACTCCTCGAAGAAAGGCACCATATCATTTGTGCAGTACAAAGAAG CCCTAAAAACCCTGGGTCTGTGTCCTGCGGATGAAGTTTTAAAAGATGATGGGCATGCAATAACTTTGGATAAGTTCAAGAGTGAAgt GAAAAGAATGAGGCCCAGGGCTCTGGCCTGA